Proteins co-encoded in one Yamadazyma tenuis chromosome 1, complete sequence genomic window:
- the PGI1 gene encoding glucose-6-phosphate isomerase (EggNog:ENOG503NW61; BUSCO:EOG09261RWJ; COG:G), with amino-acid sequence MSSFKLASELPAWKQLETLHKAIGQFNVAQEFEKDPQRFSKYSKTFENFDKSEILFDFSKNLVNDQVLDQLVELAKQANIEQLRDAMFAGDKINTTEDRAVFHVGLRNRALKPMPIDGQDTAPVVDEVLQHMKQFSEQIRSGSWTGYTGKAITDVVNIGIGGSDLGPVMVTEALKKYAQDGLDVHFVSNIDGTHLTETLKKCVPETTLFLIASKTFTTAETTTNANSAKEWFLAAAKDAAHIAKHFAALSTNAEEVAKFGIDTKNMFGFENWVGGRYSVWSAIGLSVAIYIGYDNFEAFLKGAEAVDKHFVETPLEHNIPVLGGLLSVWYNNFYGAQTHLVAPFDQYLHRFPAYLQQLSMESNGKSVTRANVFTNYETGTILFGEPATNAQHSFFQLVHQGTKLIPADFILAAQSHNPIRDNLHQRMLASNFFAQAEALMVGKSEDTVKAEGATGGLVPHKVFSGNRPTTSILVQKVTPASLGALIAYYEHVTFVEGAVWNINSFDQWGVELGKSLAKVIGSELDDGREVSSHDASTNGLINQFKKWSL; translated from the coding sequence atgtcttctttcaaattaGCCTCCGAATTGCCCGCCTGGAAGCAGTTGGAAACTCTCCACAAAGCCATTGGCCAGTTCAACGTTGCCCAGGAGTTCGAAAAGGACCCCCAGAGattctccaagtactccaagACATTTGAGAACTTTGACAAGTCCGAAATCCTCTTTgacttttcaaagaaccttGTCAACGACCAAGTGTTGGATcaattggtggagttggccAAACAGGCCAATATCGAGCAGTTGAGAGATGCCATGTTTGCTGGAGACAAAATTAACACCACTGAAGACAGAGCTGTTTTCCACGTTGGGTTGAGAAACAGAGCCTTGAAGCCCATGCCAATTGACGGCCAGGACACGGCTCCGGTTGTAGACGAAGTGTTGCAGCACATGAAGCAGTTCTCCGAGCAAATCCGCTCCGGCCTGTGGACCGGTTACACTGGCAAAGCTATCACCGATGTCGTCAATATCGGAATTGGAGGATCTGATTTGGGACCGGTGATGGTCACCGAGGCGTTGAAGAAGTACGCCCAGGACGGCTTGGATGTGCACTTTGTGTCGAACATCGACGGAACTCACTTGACCgaaaccttgaagaagtgtGTGCCTGAAACCACCTTATTCTTGATTGCGTCCAAAACCTTCACCACCGCCgaaaccaccaccaacgcCAACAGCGCCAAGGAGTGGTTCTTGGCGGCTGCCAAGGACGCTGCCCACATCGCCAAGCACTTTGCTGCCTTGTCGACCAATGCCGAAGAAGTAGCCAAATTCGGTATCGACACCAAAAACatgtttgggtttgaaaaCTGGGTGGGAGGCCGGTACTCGGTATGGTCTGCCATTGGGTTGTCGGTGGCCATCTACATCGGGTACGACAACTTCGAGGCGTTTTTGAAGGGGGCAGAAGCGGTTGACAAGCACTTTGTCGAGACTCCTTTGGAGCACAACATTCCGGTGTTGGGAGGTTTGTTGTCTGTGTGGTACAACAATTTCTACGGAGCCCAGACGCACTTGGTGGCCCCATTCGACCAGTACTTGCACCGGTTCCCTGCGTACTTGCAGCAGTTGTCGATGGAGAGTAACGGAAAGAGTGTCACCCGAGCCAATGTGTTTACCAACTACGAGACCGGCACCATTTTATTTGGTGAGCCTGCCACCAACGCCCAGCACTCGTTCTTCCAGTTGGTGCACCAGGGaaccaagttgattccGGCCGATTTTATTTTGGCAGCCCAGTCTCACAACCCCATTAGAGACAACTTGCACCAGAGAATGTTGGcgtccaacttctttgcCCAGGCCGAGGCGTTAATGGTAGGTAAGAGTGAAGACACCGTCAAGGCCGAGGGAGCCACCGGAGGATTGGTACCTCATAAGGTGTTTTCGGGCAATAGGCCCACGACCCTGATTTTGGTGCAGAAGGTGACCCCGGCCTCGTTGGGGGCGTTGATTGCTTACTACGAGCACGTGACGTTTGTCGAGGGGGCCGTGTGGAACATCAACTCGTTTGACCAGTGGGGGGTCGAGTTGGGTAAGCTGTTGGCGAAGGTGATTGGCCTGGAGTTGGACGATGGCCGCGAGGTGTCGAGCCACGATGCCTCCACCAACGGGTTGATCAACCAGTTCAAGAAgtggtcgttgtag
- a CDS encoding uncharacterized protein (EggNog:ENOG503NVZH; COG:P), which translates to MWLLSKFAHKDDSAHPAPIETYNSRLLLLALAASTGSAMYGYDTGFIGGAISLPSFTARYGLDSVTGTQLAALKANIVSTFQAGCFFGAIIAYSVNEKFGRRKTMLAFAIVFVIGVTFQIASSGKIGLIYAGRAITGLSVGTMSMIVPVYNAEWSPPAVRGLTVGLYECVYQTSSLLAFWVNYAVKIHQPDTSERQWQIPFALQYIFGGAVILCMWFQPESYRWLIKAGRVDDARDALVRIRKLPAEHPYINYEIQSVLIQLNEEAQIAKKDVLRETGNFIQRNEIYIKLKEVTKSGMRYRLFVGVSVMVWQNLSGINALNYYSPTIFKSIGVSGNNVDLLATGIFGVAKTVTNIIAVLFMVDYFGRRGPLLFGSSLTFVFMMYLGIYSQLSGSFDHVVEKDGGSRAALACVYMFAVFYAFSWNCMPFIVCSEIFPMAIRNFCMTICVMAQWLMQFVIVYSNPYMMTNIKYGSFYFFGACLLLSVPFVYFIIPETRGISLENMDVLFSIRGTALKKRKKADEIIAMRKQEVIMDESGKVAVAEVEDVDGGSIEKVPTSSTRSIQEV; encoded by the coding sequence ATGTGGCTCTTAAGTAAATTTGCCCACAAAGATGACTCTGCGCATCCAGCTCCGATCGAGACTTATAACTCCCGTTTGTTGCTCTTGGCTCTCGCTGCTTCCACTGGGTCTGCCATGTACGGTTACGATACTGGGTTCATTGGAGGTGCCATTTCGCTCCCATCATTTACTGCCCGGTACGGGTTGGACTCGGTAACTGGAACCCAGTTGGCAGCTTTAAAGGCCAACATTGTATCTACGTTTCAGGCCGGGTGTTTTTTTGGTGCTATTATCGCCTATTCGGTCAATGAGAAATTCGGTAGAAGAAAAACCATGCTTGCATTTGCTATTGTGTTTGTTATCGGGGTGACATTCCAAATTGCTTCCAGTGGGAAAATTGGATTGATCTATGCTGGTAGAGCTATCACCGGATTACTGGTGGGAACCATGTCGATGATCGTGCCCGTGTACAATGCCGAATGGTCTCCACCAGCCGTTAGAGGATTGACAGTTGGGTTATATGAATGTGTCTACCAGACCAGTTCTTTGCTTGCTTTCTGGGTCAACTACGCCGTTAAGATCCACCAGCCGGATACCAGCGAACGTCAATGGCAGATTCCATTTGCTTTACAGTATATTTTTGGAGGAGCCGTTATCTTGTGTATGTGGTTCCAACCAGAAAGTTACAGATGGTTGATTAAGGCCGGCCGTGTGGATGATGCCAGAGACGCATTGGTCAGGATCAGAAAGTTACCAGCAGAACATCCGTACATCAATTATGAGATCCAGTCAGTGTTGATCCAGTTGAATGAGGAAGCCCAGATCGCAAAGAAAGATGTGTTGAGGGAAACCGGCAACTTCATCCAGAGAAACGAGATTTACATCAAATTAAAGGAAGTCACAAAGTCAGGCATGCGGTACAGATTATTTGTGGGTGTGTCAGTGATGGTGTGGCAGAACTTATCGGGTATCAATGCCTTGAACTACTACTCCCCTAcaattttcaagtccattgGAGTTTCTGGAAACAATGTGGATTTGTTAGCGACCGGGATTTTTGGGGTGGCCAAGACTGTCACCAATATCATTGCCGTGTTGTTCATGGTCGATTACTTTGGTAGAAGAGGTCCGCTTTTGTTTGGATCTTCCTTGACATTTGTGTTCATGATGTATCTTGGAATTTACTCCCAATTATCGGGCTCATTTGACCATGTCGTTGAAAAGGACGGAGGATCTCGGGCAGCTTTGGCATGTGTTTACATGTTCGCTGTGTTCTATGCCTTCAGTTGGAACTGTATGCCATTCATTGTGTGTTCTGAGATTTTCCCCATGGCTATCAGAAATTTCTGTATGACCATTTGTGTTATGGCCCAATGGCTCATGCAGTTTGTGATTGTGTACTCCAACCCATACATGATGACCAACATTAAGTACGGGTCCTTTTACTTCTTTGGAGCATGCTTGTTGTTATCGGTCCCGTTTGTGTACTTTATTATTCCTGAGACTAGAGGTATTTCATTGGAGAACATGGATGTGTTGTTTAGTATTAGAGGTACggctttgaagaagagaaagaaggcTGACGAGATTATTGCCATGAGAAAGCAGGAGGTGATTATGGACGAGTCCGGAAAGGTTGCGGTAGCTGAGGTAGAGGATGTGGATGGAGGGCTGATCGAGAAGGTGCCAACCTCGAGCACACGCAGTATACAGGAGGTGTGA
- the ARC15 gene encoding arp2/3 complex subunit (EggNog:ENOG503P59R; BUSCO:EOG09264V51; COG:Z), translating to MEDWRRIDIDAFEPDKFLSKEELVPAIANPVDEAAIPSIIAECKAKLSKGQFAEALKTALQNPPYLSSPAAKASYDQLVFETLISVKNNNTDILPFVKQLSSDEQDTLVKYLYKIMDTSYGSKQGAVLLAWYEKTVEFTGLGPVIRFMSDRRTV from the coding sequence ATGGAAGACTGGAGGAGAATAGATATCGACGCATTCGAACCAGATAAGTTCCTCCTGAAGGAAGAACTCGTGCCCGCCATCGCCAACCCGGTAGACGAGGCTGCCATCCCTTCAATCATCGCCGAGTGCAAGGCCAAACTTTCCAAGGGCCAATTTGCCGAAGCGTTGAAAACCGCTCTCCAAAACCCCCCTTACCTTTCATCACCTGCAGCCAAGGCCAGCTACGACCAATTGGTCTTTGAGACATTGATCTCcgtcaagaacaacaacaccGACATCTTGCCGTTTGTGAAACAATTATCTAGTGACGAACAGGATACTTTGGTTAAATACTTATATAAGATTATGGACACCAGCTACGGGTCGAAACAGGGGGCGGTATTATTGGCGTGGTACGAGAAGACCGTCGAGTTTACGGGGTTGGGCCCGGTCATTCGGTTCATGAGCGACCGTCGGACTGTTTAA
- a CDS encoding uncharacterized protein (EggNog:ENOG503P5PT; COG:S) produces the protein MGKKSKRNNGSSQVVDTQPIDIVVPDTPLTNENDHLEELDNPLRIITLINSPDVPEGDLQERLMDYVQTMDEVDGFFNEFDETVAVPNDGHIKYEVGSDGLVVIVIDSTELRDEVLKFIDGYNDRMIEGSHETTKSH, from the coding sequence ATGGGCAAGAAGAGCAAGAGAAATAACGGTTCCAGCCAGGTGGTGGATACCCAGCCGATCGATATCGTGGTGCCTGACACGCCTCTCACCAATGAGAACGACCATCTCGAGGAGCTTGACAACCCGTTGCGGATTATTACCCTTATTAACTCCCCAGACGTACCTGAGGGTGATTTACAAGAGAGACTAATGGACTATGTTCAGACGATGGACGAGGTGGACGGTTTTTTCAACGAGTTTGACGAGACAGTGGCGGTTCCGAATGACGGACATATCAAGTATGAGGTGGGTAGTGAcgggttggtggtgatagtGATTGATTCCACCGAGTTGCGCGAtgaggtgttgaagtttaTAGATGGGTATAATGATAGGATGATTGAAGGGTCCCATGAAACCACGAAAAGCCATTAG
- a CDS encoding uncharacterized protein (BUSCO:EOG09260A27; COG:P; EggNog:ENOG503NZ2M): MSYSGNSFTSRTTSFSQQQAAYRKTSVGPNTPLGTASGAVPVNSPSPGPFEFGGRSYVISGSVNPNRRSSISSPAVHSTFQVDEQTASSANIGVMEDNFSDDSAAGPDFSDDSFHDEYVSPTAAIEIQGEYDGQDPTDPGSDVVGSLSDDSHLLKGSYAKYFSTSNPFAHEDDYGPGTVQPVRRSQWLHHALRPVRYIPAVFLGTLLNILDGLSYGMIMFPVSEPVFAAMGPSGLSMFYVSCIVSQLVYSLGGSAFRSGIGSEMIEVTPFFHAMASSILAEIGNGSNNDTVIATTIVTYAISSVVTGLIFYVLGKLKLGSLVGFFPRHILVGCIGGVGYFLVVTGIQVSSRLDGEFSYHLDTFRVLFGSVQTFLQWFVPFVLTAILIAIQTKYHNSLIVPMFFIGVFVVFHVVVAAVPWWSLSTARVAGWVFPSVDDDEPWYGFYEYYRFGLVDWWCIVRQIPTMLALTFFGILHVPINVPALAVTVNMDQVDVDRELVAHGYSNVLSGLVGSIQNYLVYTNSVLFIRAGADDRLAGVLLAVATAGVMMVGPVVIGFIPVCVVGSLIYLLGYELLKEALYDTRGRLTKIEYYTIIIIVVVMGAWDFVYGVLAGILLACLSFVVEAATTPVVQGIYTGVVARSTVLRHPKQQEFLKDVGNQICVVKLQGTLFFGSIGGVEASIRSRFEVDNFKRDPVKFLILDMKGIVSIDFSACEGFRRILNLANEFETQLIISSVVDNDETVKALRDAGLWDTDNALSLQLFSTLNYALEWCESSFLATYKNVIRQKELAHGGDSSSYDVLGMTRHKSIVAAKTPMSAFDASLGTTPRTTQVYQAATRTVKSHQTSQNKYFNSNDTSFKKQPLPLLMLTFQGLSDKDAEFWSQLTDYFVKEQIPENFTFYDTSTNKPAFFIVETGLIKSLLRFESDETELHSSILPMTAFGDLFEVSHSREISYTTVSDSVAWKLSQSKLTELLQTANGYKIYNELLIIQNKLTRERFDTMTANLVIS; the protein is encoded by the coding sequence ATGAGCTACTCGGGAAATTCCTTCACCTCCAGAACCACCTCGTTCTCCCAGCAGCAAGCCGCGTACCGCAAAACGTCCGTGGGACCCAACACACCACTTGGAACCGCGCTGGGCGCCGTGCCGGTCAATTCCCCGTCACCAGGTCCATTTGAGTTTGGCGGCAGAAGTTATGTGATTTCTGGGTCTGTCAACCCCAACCGCCGCTCCAGCATCTCGTCGCCCGCCGTGCACTCCACCTTCCAGGTAGACGAGCAGACCGCCAGCTCTGCCAACATTGGTGTCATGGAAGACAACTTTTCTGACGATAGCGCTGCTGGCCCCGATTTCCTGGACGACTCGTTCCACGACGAGTATGTTTCGCCCACCGCCGCCATTGAGATCCAGGGCGAGTACGATGGCCAGGACCCTACTGACCCGGGTTCAGATGTGGTGGGGTCGCTTAGTGATGACTCCCACCTCCTCAAGGGGTCTTACGCAAAGTACTTTTCAACCTCCAACCCCTTCGCCCACGAAGACGACTACGGCCCCGGCACCGTCCAGCCCGTACGGCGGTCGCAGTGGCTCCACCACGCCCTCCGACCTGTGCGTTATATCCCCGCCGTGTTTCTCGGAACCCTTCTCAACATCTTGGACGGGTTATCGTATGGAATGATCATGTTCCCCGTAAGTGAGCCAGTATTTGCGGCCATGGGGCCGTCCGGGCTCTCGATGTTCTACGTGTCGTGCATCGTGTCACAGCTCGTGTACTCGCTCGGTGGCTCGGCCTTCCGCAGTGGAATTGGGTCCGAAATGATTGAGGTGACGCCGTTTTTCCACGCGATGGCCTCATCGATTTTGGCTGAAATCGGTAACGGCTCCAACAATGACACCGTCATCGCCACCACCATCGTGACGTACGCCATCTCGTCTGTCGTCACCGGCCTCATTTTCTACGTGCTTGGAAAACTCAAGTTGGGCTCGCTCGTGGGGTTTTTCCCACGTCATATCTTGGTAGGGTGCATTGGCGGAGTCGGATACTTTTTGGTGGTCACAGGCATCCAGGTGTCGCTGCGTCTTGACGGTGAGTTTCTGTACCATCTTGACACTTTCCGGGTGCTTTTCGGGTCGGTCCAGAcgtttcttcaatggtttgTACCATTTGTGCTCACGGCCATTCTCATCGCCATCCAAACCAAATACCATAACTCGTTGATCGTACCAATGTTTTTCATCGGGGTTTTTGTGGTGTTCCACGTGGTTGTGGCGGCAGTGCCGTGGTGGTCGTTGAGTACGGCCCGTGTCGCTGGGTGGGTGTTCCCGTCGGTCGATGACGACGAGCCGTGGTACGGTTTCTACGAATACTACCGGTTTGGATTGGTCGACTGGTGGTGTATTGTGCGCCAGATCCCCACCATGTTGGCCCTCACGTTCTTTGGAATTCTCCACGTTCCCATCAACGTCCCGGCCCTCGCCGTCACCGTCAACATGGACCAGGTCGATGTGGACCGGGAATTGGTGGCCCATGGATACTCGAACGTGCTTTCGGGACTCGTGGGATCGATCCAAAACTACTTGGTATACACCAACTCGGTGCTCTTCATCCGGGCAGGGGCCGACGACCGGCTCGCGGGCGTGCTCCTTGCGGTGGCCACCGCCGGGGTGATGATGGTCGGCCCCGTCGTCATTGGCTTCATTCCTGTTTGTGTGGTGGGCCTGCTCATCTACTTGCTCGGGTACGAATTGTTAAAAGAAGCGTTGTACGATACTCGCGGCCGCTTGACCAAGATCGAATATTacaccatcatcatcatcgtgGTGGTCATGGGAGCTTGGGATTTTGTGTACGGGGTATTGGCCGGAATCTTGTTGGCATGTCTTtcgtttgtggttgaggcTGCCACCACCCCCGTGGTGCAGGGCATTTACACCGGTGTGGTGGCCCGGTCGACCGTGTTGAGACACCCCAAACAGCaggagttcttgaaggacGTGGGCAACCAGATCTGTGTCGTCAAGCTCCAAGGAACGTTGTTCTTCGGGTCCATTGGTGGAGTGGAAGCGTCCATTCGGTCGCGGTTTGAGGTggacaacttcaagagaGACCCagtcaagtttttgattcTCGACATGAAGGGAATCGTATCGATTGACTTTTCCGCCTGTGAGGGCTTCAGGCggatcttgaacttggccaacgaGTTCGAGACCCAGTTGATCATCTCGTCGGTGGTGGACAATGATGAGACCGTCAAGGCGTTGCGCGATGCCGGCCTCTGGGACACCGACAATGCTCTCAGTCTCCAGTTGTTCAGCACCTTGAACTACGCTTTGGAGTGGTGCGAGAGCTCGTTCTTGGCAACCTACAAAAACGTCATCCGGCAGAAGGAGTTGGCCCACGGTGGGGATTCGTCCAGCTACGATGTCTTGGGGATGACTCGCCACAAGTCGATAGTAGCAGCCAAAACCCCCATGAGTGCCTTCGACGCCTCGCTTGGCACCACTCCCAGAACTACTCAGGTGTACCAGGCGGCCACCAGGACGGTCAAATCGCATCAAACGTCTCAAAACAAATACTTTAACTCGAACGACACTCTGTTCAAAAAACAGCCCTTGCCGTTGCTCATGCTCACGTTCCAGGGATTGTCCGATAAGGACGCGGAGTTCTGGTCCCAATTGACCGACTACTTTGTCAAGGAACAAATTCCTGAGAACTTTACGTTCTACGACACTTCAACCAACAAACCAGCATTTTTCATTGTGGAAACAGGCTTGATTAAGTCGCTTCTCCGGTTTGAGAGCGACGAAACCGAGTTACACTCCAGCATATTGCCGATGACGGCATTTGGTGATCTCTTTGAGGTGTCTCACTCACGGGAAATCAGTTATACCACTGTGAGTGACTCGGTGGCCTGGAAACTTTCGCAGTCCAAGCTCACCGAATTGTTGCAAACAGCAAATGGATACAAGATATATAACGAGCTCCTCATCATCCAGAACAAGTTGACGCGCGAGCGCTTTGACACCATGACGGCCAATTTGGTTATCTCGTGA
- a CDS encoding aldolase (COG:H; EggNog:ENOG503NVF0): protein MTKSITEGVYVPIVTFYKKDGHTIDFDTQIKHAKFLKQNGIQGIVALGSTGENALLSQAERIELLSKLHQAVPDFEIIAGVQQHNIQDCLKSISDFKKAGASVAMVLPSFYYGPETSQQGLIDWFTEVADNSELPVILYVYPGVSNGLQTSPETIRTLAKHPNVIGCKCSHGDVHQYSRIGLDKEVEANNFKLLSGQGQLLLPLFAINGKGVIDALSGCFPKTFVKLFKLVSEGKYHEARELQYVAAEAEVLASQGGFLAIKRAIKEHLGLGESLVGRKPMNHALSDTQWESYKPMYELIKKTEESI, encoded by the coding sequence ATGACTAAGTCCATTACCGAAGGAGTCTACGTCCCTATCGTCACTTTTTACAAGAAAGACGGCCACACCATTGACTTTGAtacccaaatcaaacatGCAAAGTTCCTTAAACAAAACGGTATTCAAGGTATTGTTGCATTGGGATCAACTGGAGAAAATGCCTTGCTTTCCCAGGCTGAAAGAATCGAATTGCTTTCAAAGTTGCACCAAGCGGTTCCagactttgaaatcatcgCCGGAGTACAACAGCATAACATCCAGGATTGCTTGAAGTCGATCTCGGACTTCAAGAAGGCCGGGGCCTCAGTGGCCATGGTGTTACCTTCGTTCTACTACGGACCTGAAACCTCGCAACAAGGTCTTATTGACTGGTTTACTGAAGTTGCCGATAACAGTGAGTTACCGGTCATTTTATACGTCTACCCCGGAGTTTCCAATGGGTTGCAAACGTCACCAGAAACCATCAGAACCTTGGCCAAGCACCCCAACGTTATTGGGTGCAAATGCTCGCACGGAGATGTTCACCAGTACTCACGAATCGGACTTGATAAAGAGGTTGAagccaacaacttcaagctTTTATCGGGACAAGGTCAATTGTTGTTGCCATTATTTGCTATTAATGGTAAGGGTGTTATCGATGCACTTTCTGGATGTTTCCCTAAGACGTTTGTCAAGCTCTTTAAATTAGTGAGCGAAGGAAAGTACCACGAAGCCAGAGAGTTGCAGTATGTGGCTGCCGAGGCCGAAGTATTGGCCTCCCAGGGCGGATTTTTAGCCATCAAGAGAGCAATCAAGGAGCACTTGGGATTGGGTGAGAGTTTAGTGGGAAGAAAGCCAATGAACCATGCTTTGAGTGATACCCAGTGGGAGTCTTACAAGCCTATGTATGAGTTGATTAAGAAGACCGAAGAGTCAATTTAG
- a CDS encoding uncharacterized protein (EggNog:ENOG503P377; COG:S), which produces MDTFDKIRYERLRLVCTRALEESIKKSLDIESIKKCYPTVAGTSQGESVLESARSQIIDFWFNNSIREFDLIFQERDLHNKLDSLDEIIHSAKVRGINGENAIEIDKLTPREIIEANKSHKRNETVQSLRLIYNQLCIDNLQYFKELSALVTESNELKAQIYDNASTLNQELQVLKDDTTSERVNELLELVGDDI; this is translated from the coding sequence ATGGACACCTTTGACAAGATAAGGTACGAACGGCTTCGGCTCGTGTGCACTCGGGCTCTCGAGGAGTCTATCAAGAAATCACTCGACATCGAGCTGATCAAGAAGTGCTACCCCACAGTCGCCGGCACCAGCCAAGGTGAACTGGTGCTTGAACTGGCGCGGTCTCAAATCATCGACTTCTGGTTCAATAATTCCATTAGAGAGTTTGATCTCATATTCCAGGAGCGGGACTTGCATAACAAGCTTGACCTGCTTGATGAGATCATCCATCTGGCGAAAGTCCGAGGGATCAATGGAGAGAATGCCATTGAAATCGACAAACTTACACCCAGGGAGATCATTGAGGCCAACAAGAGCCACAAACGGAATGAGACCGTGCAGTCGTTGCGGTTGATATATAACCAGTTGTGTATCGATAACTTGCAGTATTTCAAGGAGTTATCGGCGTTGGTGACGGAAAGTAATGAGCTCAAGGCACAGATATATGATAATGCGCTGACCTTGAACCAGGAGTTGcaggtgttgaaggacGATACCACGAGCGAGCGAGTGAacgagttgttggagttaGTGGGAGACGATATATAG
- a CDS encoding mitochondrial 37S ribosomal protein uS15m (BUSCO:EOG092643JW; COG:J; EggNog:ENOG503NZCB): MLHRITGTRGIMGTRLLSTSHMMFGAVPSTTPVEFKFRPALAAKQMVPPNATRSKLKSLKKKEKRLKRQVTRDINNLKQHHLKHVKFQVDPVLGNPSNGFIQRVREDISDQTNLAGGYTREEVEKLFYGVEKVTLSKIKGSNVLLESAVEAEQHKKTAVLTMLNMRNTNAKDKRLLAINRAKREFARVEGDTGSPEVQAAIMTVKIHLGMDHVKQFHKDKVHLQNVRELVQQRQSILRYLKKVRPEDYYYCLEKLGLTDDVITREFNMGRQYLQDYKVWGDKQLVKLSDKQKRKEQKFTELQKKVVSYNQLARANFDALN; the protein is encoded by the coding sequence ATGTTGCACAGAATCACCGGAACCAGAGGTATAATGGGGACCAGGCTCCTCAGCACCAGCCATATGATGTTTGGGGCAGTACCCTCCACCACACCTGTGGAATTCAAGTTCCGGCCGGCATTGGCAGCCAAGCAAATGGTTCCCCCAAATGCCACCCGTTCCAAGctcaagtcgttgaagaagaaagaaaaaagaCTCAAAAGACAGGTCACCCGTGATATTAACAACCTCAAGCAACACCACTTGAAACATGTGAAGTTCCAGGTGGACCCAGTGTTGGGAAACCCCAGCAACGGGTTCATTCAACGGGTGAGAGAAGACATCAGTGACCAGACCAACTTGGCTGGAGGATACACCAGAGAAGAAGTGGAAAAGCTTTTTTACGGGGTAGAAAAGGTCACGTTGAGCAAAATCAAGGGCAGTAACGTGTTGCTCGAGTCGGCGGTTGAGGCGGAACAGCACAAGAAAACGGCAGTGTTGACGATGTTAAACATGAGAAACACCAACGCCAAAGACAAAAGGCTTTTGGCTATCAACAGAGCCAAGAGAGAATTTGCGCGTGTGGAGGGTGATACGGGCTCGCCCGAGGTGCAGGCGGCCATCATGACGGTGAAAATCCATTTGGGCATGGATCATGTCAAGCAGTTTCACAAAGATAAGGTGCATCTTCAGAACGTGAGAGAGCTTGTGCAACAAAGACAGCTGATATTAcggtacttgaagaaggtgcGGCCTGAAGACTATTACTACTgtcttgaaaagttggggTTGACAGACGATGTGATTACCCGGGAGTTCAACATGGGAAGACAGTATCTCCAGGACTATAAGGTTTGGGGAGATAAGcagttggtgaagttgagCGACAAAcagaagagaaaagagCAGAAGTTTACCGAGTTGCAGAAGAAGGTGGTTTCATACAACCAGTTGGCACGGGCCAACTTTGATGCGTTGAACTAA